One window of the Eucalyptus grandis isolate ANBG69807.140 chromosome 6, ASM1654582v1, whole genome shotgun sequence genome contains the following:
- the LOC104449979 gene encoding beta-fructofuranosidase, insoluble isoenzyme CWINV1: MAKPSSLLHLLASAVLAISVLLGHGVLHVGASHKVYRHLQTTVESTSVKQPYRTSYHFQPPKNWINDPNGPMIYKGIYHLFYQYNPKGAVWGNIVWAHSTSKDLVNWTPHVPAIFPSQKSDINGCWSGSATILPGYKPAILYTGINPQNQQVQNLAVPKNLSDPYLIEWVKSPRNPLMAPTAMNGINASSFRDPTTGWVGPDGRWRVIIGSKKDRMGMAILYRSKDFVHWTEAQHPLHSAENTGMWECPDFFPVSVQVPVGLDTSINGPNVKHVLKVSLDDTKHEYYTVGTYNSVTDKYVPDEGSVDSDSGLRYDYGKFYASKTFFDSEKKRRILWGWINESSSVDDDIKKGWSGIQAIPRTLWLDKSGKQLVQWPIVEIEKLRTNQVDLPNKLIKGGTVLEVSGITAAQADVEVSFEVKELEKAEVLDPTWTNPQMLCSQKGASVKGSLGPFGLLVMASKGLQEYTAVFFRIFKGQNKYVVLMCSDQSRSSLNNNNDKTTYGAFLDVDPLHEKLSLRTLIDHSIVESFGGGGKSCITARVYPVLAVENGSHLHVFNNGTQSVGVPKLTAWSMKKAHIY; encoded by the exons ATGGCCAAACCCAgctctcttcttcatcttcttgctTCTGCTGTTCTTGCCATCTCTGTCTTGCTTGGCCATGGCGTCCTCCATGTTGGAGCCTCTCACAAAGTCTACCGGCATCTGCAGACCACTGTTGAATCAACCTCCGTGAAGCAGCCTTACCGGACATCTTATCATTTCCAACCTCCCAAGAACTGGATCaatg ATCCAAATG GGCCGATGATTTACAAGGGCATATACCATCTGTTTTACCAATACAACCCGAAAGGCGCGGTCTGGGGCAACATCGTCTGGGCCCATTCCACGTCGAAGGACCTCGTGAACTGGACCCCACACGTCCCTGCCATCTTCCCGTCTCAGAAGTCCGACATCAACGGTTGCTGGTCGGGCTCGGCCACCATCCTCCCGGGGTACAAACCGGCCATCCTGTACACCGGAATTAACCCCCAGAACCAGCAGGTCCAAAACTTAGCAGTGCCCAAGAATTTATCAGACCCGTATCTGATTGAATGGGTGAAATCACCCCGCAATCCTCTGATGGCACCCACAGCCATGAACGGGATTAATGCAAGCTCATTCAGAGACCCCACAACTGGTTGGGTGGGACCTGATGGGAGGTGGAGGGTGATCATTGGGAGCAAAAAAGACAGGATGGGAATGGCCATTTTGTACAGAAGCAAAGACTTTGTTCACTGGACCGAGGCTCAACACCCACTTCACTCTGCTGAGAACACTGGGATGTGGGAGTGCCCAGATTTTTTCCCCGTCTCTGTTCAAGTCCCTGTTGGCTTGGACACCTCCATTAATGGGCCAAATGTCAAGCACGTGCTCAAGGTGAGCTTGGATGACACTAAGCATGAATACTACACTGTCGGGACTTATAACTCCGTCACGGATAAGTATGTCCCTGACGAGGGATCAGTAGACAGCGATTCGGGGTTGAGATACGATTACGGCAAGTTTTATGCTTCCAAGACCTTCTTCGACAGTGAGAAGAAACGGCGGATCTTGTGGGGTTGGATCAACGAGTCGTCGAGCGTGGATGATGACATCAAGAAAGGATGGTCTGGGATCCag GCAATTCCAAGGACCCTTTGGCTGGACAAATCTGGAAAGCAGTTAGTGCAATGGCCGATAgtggaaatagaaaagctacGTACCAACCAAGTTGATTTGCCCAACAAATTGATTAAGGGAGGAACAGTTCTTGAAGTTTCTGGTATTACAGCTGCACAG GCAGATGTAGAGGTCTCATTTGAAGTAAAGGAGCTAGAGAAGGCAGAAGTGTTAGACCCAACTTGGACCAACCCACAGATGCTGTGTAGCCAAAAGGGTGCTTCGGTTAAAGGTAGTCTTGGACCATTTGGATTGCTGGTCATGGCTTCAAAAGGATTGCAAGAATACACGGCAGTTTTCTTCAGAATTTTCAAAGGCCAGAACAAATATGTTGTCCTCATGTGTAGTGACCAGAGCAG ATCTTCCCTTAACAATAACAATGATAAGACCACTTATGGAGCCTTTTTGGATGTGGACCCTCTTCACGAGAAGCTGTCGTTGAGGACCTTG ATTGATCATTCTATCGTGGAGAGCTTTGGTGGTGGGGGGAAGAGTTGCATCACAGCTAGGGTTTACCCTGTATTGGCTGTGGAAAATGGATCCCACTTGCATGTCTTCAACAATGGGACTCAGAGTGTTGGGGTGCCAAAGTTGACTGCTTGGAGCATGAAGAAAGCTCATATTTATTGA
- the LOC104449978 gene encoding glyoxylate/succinic semialdehyde reductase 2, chloroplastic isoform X3, giving the protein MNAWVHRSGRGLSSAAMAMAMCSAFCPRVPRRSFLGATPALHSIPPASPLRLSARALSSPARASSSASSSPANELPGRIGFLGLGIMGTPMAQNLIKAGYKSSPEEVAAACDVTIAMLADPESAVDVACGKHGAANGMSPGKGYVDVSTVDGATSKLICGHIKGTGALFLEAPVSGSKKPAEDGQLIFLTAGDKALYEMVAPFLDIMGKSKFYLGDVGNGAAMKLVVNMIMGSMMASFSEGLLLSEKVGLDPKVLVEVVSQGAISAPMYSVKGPSMVQSQYPTAFPLKHQQKDMRLALGLAESVSQSTPIAAAANELYKVAKSYGLSDQDFSAVIEALKAKQ; this is encoded by the exons ATGAACGCGTGGGTGCACAGGAGCGGCCGCGGCTTATCTTCAGCGGCCATGGCCATGGCAATGTGCTCCGCCTTCTGCCCTCGCGTTCCCCGCCGCTCCTTCCTCGGAGCGACGCCGGCCCTCCATTCGATCCCGCCAGCGTCGCCGTTGCGGCTCTCCGCGAGGGCTCTGTCTTCCCCAGCTCGAGCTTCGAGTTCCGCCTCCTCGTCCCCTG CGAATGAATTGCCCGGACGAATTGGGTTTTTGGGTCTTGGAATCATGGGTACGCCAATGGCGCAGAATCTCATCAAGGCTGG ATATAAATCCTCTCCTGAAGAAGTCGCCGCAGCTTGTGATGTCACAATTGCCATGCTCGCTGACCCTGAAAGTGCA GTTGATGTTGCATGTGGGAAGCATGGAGCTGCTAATGGAATGAGTCCAGGAAAAGG GTATGTGGATGTTTCGACAGTTGATGGGGCCACTTCTAAGTTGATTTGTGGTCATATCAAGGGCACTGGAGCACTATTTCTGGAG GCTCCTGTTTCGGGCTCCAAAAAGCCCGCTGAAGATGGGCAATTGATCTTTCTCACAGCAG GTGACAAAGCTCTGTATGAGATGGTTGCTCCATTTCTTGACATCATGGGAAAG TCAAAATTCTACCTTGGCGATGTTGGAAATGGAGCTGCTATGAAACTTGTTGTCAACATGATCATGGGAAG TATGATGGCATCATTTTCCGAAGGATTACTCCTTAGCGAGAAAGTAGGGTTGGATCCTAAGGTACTTGTAGAG GTGGTGTCACAGGGAGCCATTAGTGCACCCATGTACTCAGTCAAAGGTCCTTCGATGGTCCAATCCCAGTATCCCACGGCATTTCCTTTGAAGCATCAGCAGAAG GATATGAGGCTTGCTCTGGGGTTAGCAGAATCTGTTTCCCAATCCACACCCATTGCAGCAGCAGCAAATGAACTGTACAAAGTAGCAAAGTCTTATGGTCTGAGTGACCAGGACTTTTCAGCAGTCATCGAGGCGCTTAAAGCAAAACAATGA
- the LOC104449978 gene encoding glyoxylate/succinic semialdehyde reductase 2, chloroplastic isoform X1, with amino-acid sequence MNAWVHRSGRGLSSAAMAMAMCSAFCPRVPRRSFLGATPALHSIPPASPLRLSARALSSPARASSSASSSPANELPGRIGFLGLGIMGTPMAQNLIKAGCDLTVWNRTKSKCDPLVSLGAQYKSSPEEVAAACDVTIAMLADPESAVDVACGKHGAANGMSPGKGYVDVSTVDGATSKLICGHIKGTGALFLEAPVSGSKKPAEDGQLIFLTAGDKALYEMVAPFLDIMGKSKFYLGDVGNGAAMKLVVNMIMGSMMASFSEGLLLSEKVGLDPKVLVEVVSQGAISAPMYSVKGPSMVQSQYPTAFPLKHQQKDMRLALGLAESVSQSTPIAAAANELYKVAKSYGLSDQDFSAVIEALKAKQ; translated from the exons ATGAACGCGTGGGTGCACAGGAGCGGCCGCGGCTTATCTTCAGCGGCCATGGCCATGGCAATGTGCTCCGCCTTCTGCCCTCGCGTTCCCCGCCGCTCCTTCCTCGGAGCGACGCCGGCCCTCCATTCGATCCCGCCAGCGTCGCCGTTGCGGCTCTCCGCGAGGGCTCTGTCTTCCCCAGCTCGAGCTTCGAGTTCCGCCTCCTCGTCCCCTG CGAATGAATTGCCCGGACGAATTGGGTTTTTGGGTCTTGGAATCATGGGTACGCCAATGGCGCAGAATCTCATCAAGGCTGG ATGTGATCTGACCGTCTGGAACAGAACCAAGAGCAAATGTGATCCTCTTGTAAGCCTGGGTGCACA ATATAAATCCTCTCCTGAAGAAGTCGCCGCAGCTTGTGATGTCACAATTGCCATGCTCGCTGACCCTGAAAGTGCA GTTGATGTTGCATGTGGGAAGCATGGAGCTGCTAATGGAATGAGTCCAGGAAAAGG GTATGTGGATGTTTCGACAGTTGATGGGGCCACTTCTAAGTTGATTTGTGGTCATATCAAGGGCACTGGAGCACTATTTCTGGAG GCTCCTGTTTCGGGCTCCAAAAAGCCCGCTGAAGATGGGCAATTGATCTTTCTCACAGCAG GTGACAAAGCTCTGTATGAGATGGTTGCTCCATTTCTTGACATCATGGGAAAG TCAAAATTCTACCTTGGCGATGTTGGAAATGGAGCTGCTATGAAACTTGTTGTCAACATGATCATGGGAAG TATGATGGCATCATTTTCCGAAGGATTACTCCTTAGCGAGAAAGTAGGGTTGGATCCTAAGGTACTTGTAGAG GTGGTGTCACAGGGAGCCATTAGTGCACCCATGTACTCAGTCAAAGGTCCTTCGATGGTCCAATCCCAGTATCCCACGGCATTTCCTTTGAAGCATCAGCAGAAG GATATGAGGCTTGCTCTGGGGTTAGCAGAATCTGTTTCCCAATCCACACCCATTGCAGCAGCAGCAAATGAACTGTACAAAGTAGCAAAGTCTTATGGTCTGAGTGACCAGGACTTTTCAGCAGTCATCGAGGCGCTTAAAGCAAAACAATGA
- the LOC104449978 gene encoding glyoxylate/succinic semialdehyde reductase 2, chloroplastic isoform X2, with amino-acid sequence MNAWVHRSGRGLSSAAMAMAMCSAFCPRVPRRSFLGATPALHSIPPASPLRLSARALSSPARASSSASSSPANELPGRIGFLGLGIMGTPMAQNLIKAGCDLTVWNRTKSKCDPLVSLGAQYKSSPEEVAAACDVTIAMLADPESAVDVACGKHGAANGMSPGKGYVDVSTVDGATSKLICGHIKGTGALFLEAPVSGSKKPAEDGQLIFLTAGDKALYEMVAPFLDIMGKSKFYLGDVGNGAAMKLVVNMIMGSMMASFSEGLLLSEKVGLDPKVVSQGAISAPMYSVKGPSMVQSQYPTAFPLKHQQKDMRLALGLAESVSQSTPIAAAANELYKVAKSYGLSDQDFSAVIEALKAKQ; translated from the exons ATGAACGCGTGGGTGCACAGGAGCGGCCGCGGCTTATCTTCAGCGGCCATGGCCATGGCAATGTGCTCCGCCTTCTGCCCTCGCGTTCCCCGCCGCTCCTTCCTCGGAGCGACGCCGGCCCTCCATTCGATCCCGCCAGCGTCGCCGTTGCGGCTCTCCGCGAGGGCTCTGTCTTCCCCAGCTCGAGCTTCGAGTTCCGCCTCCTCGTCCCCTG CGAATGAATTGCCCGGACGAATTGGGTTTTTGGGTCTTGGAATCATGGGTACGCCAATGGCGCAGAATCTCATCAAGGCTGG ATGTGATCTGACCGTCTGGAACAGAACCAAGAGCAAATGTGATCCTCTTGTAAGCCTGGGTGCACA ATATAAATCCTCTCCTGAAGAAGTCGCCGCAGCTTGTGATGTCACAATTGCCATGCTCGCTGACCCTGAAAGTGCA GTTGATGTTGCATGTGGGAAGCATGGAGCTGCTAATGGAATGAGTCCAGGAAAAGG GTATGTGGATGTTTCGACAGTTGATGGGGCCACTTCTAAGTTGATTTGTGGTCATATCAAGGGCACTGGAGCACTATTTCTGGAG GCTCCTGTTTCGGGCTCCAAAAAGCCCGCTGAAGATGGGCAATTGATCTTTCTCACAGCAG GTGACAAAGCTCTGTATGAGATGGTTGCTCCATTTCTTGACATCATGGGAAAG TCAAAATTCTACCTTGGCGATGTTGGAAATGGAGCTGCTATGAAACTTGTTGTCAACATGATCATGGGAAG TATGATGGCATCATTTTCCGAAGGATTACTCCTTAGCGAGAAAGTAGGGTTGGATCCTAAG GTGGTGTCACAGGGAGCCATTAGTGCACCCATGTACTCAGTCAAAGGTCCTTCGATGGTCCAATCCCAGTATCCCACGGCATTTCCTTTGAAGCATCAGCAGAAG GATATGAGGCTTGCTCTGGGGTTAGCAGAATCTGTTTCCCAATCCACACCCATTGCAGCAGCAGCAAATGAACTGTACAAAGTAGCAAAGTCTTATGGTCTGAGTGACCAGGACTTTTCAGCAGTCATCGAGGCGCTTAAAGCAAAACAATGA
- the LOC104449977 gene encoding cyclic nucleotide-gated cation channel beta-1 has protein sequence MEIEGEEGSKVALGRAPATTVFGRGLGFSTDDRSVSRKHLLLQGVGDDGTVEPRVSFQVLGKNPVWVRSRSGGGIRVYRRSESGEIGVGDRFCVSGRRPVWFDLRKIEGGGRGGSGSERNSECESELAESAESVDVSSIDPVKEFGFLVIGHEFDQYPKQMLRNAKHWDWFLEDPSKGSDDSGDEDEGTKAKCRGRRKRRRVEGDNGDDDEWTGESEDEKGVLATVRKAKKPSYRTRSKDNRKVKPPKSTRSDRTSQKKRSPRSEDEEDDETLGGFIVDEEDVEGEQKEESEDEGEGEEEEEFTDDEEDE, from the exons ATGGAGATTGAAGGCGAAGAAGGTTCGAAGGTCGCGCTCGGAAGAGCTCCGGCGACGACGGTCTTCGGCCGAGGACTGGGGTTCAGCACCGACGACCGGAGCGTGTCTCGCAAGCACCTTCTCCTCCAAGGCGTCGGCGACGATGGGACCGTGGAGCCTAGGGTTTCGTTCCAGGTCCTGGGGAAGAACCCGGTGTGGGTCCGGAGCAGGAGCGGCGGGGGGATTCGGGTGTACCGGAGGTCGGAGAGCGGCGAAATCGGAGTCGGCGACCGGTTCTGTGTCTCCGGGAGGAGGCCCGTTTGGTTTGATCTGAGGAAGATTGAAGGAGGAGGCAGAGGCGGAAGCGGAAGCGAGAGGAACTCGGAATGCGAGAGCGAATTGGCAGAGAGTGCTGAATCTGTTGATGTCTCGAGTATTGACCCTGTGAAAG AGTTTGGTTTTCTTGTGATTGGACACGAGTTTGATCAATATCCTAAGCAAATGCTTCGCAATGCAAAGCATTGGGATTGGTTTCTTGAGGACCCGAGTAAAGGCAGTGATGACAGTGGGGATGAAGATGAAGGGACAAAAGCCAAGTGCAGAGGTAGGAGAAAGAGGAGACGGGTTGAGGGCGATAACGGAGATGATGATGAATGGACTGGTGAGAGCGAAGACGAGAAGGGTGTTTTGGCTACTGTGAGAAAGGCTAAGAAACCATCTTACCGGACAAGATCCAAGGACAACAGGAAAGTGAAACCTCCGAAGAGTACAAGaagtgatagaacatctcagaAGAAGAGAAGTCCTCGttcagaagatgaagaagacgatgaaacGTTGGGAGGGTTCATTGTAGATGAGGAGGATGTTGAaggagaacaaaaagaagaaagtgaggatgagggagagggagaggaagaggaggaattcactgatgatgaggaagatgaatAG